A window of Chitinophagales bacterium contains these coding sequences:
- a CDS encoding ATP-dependent helicase — MYQKEKLEAKFKEEYQKLNPQQRVAVDAIEGPVMVIAGPGTGKTQILASRIGKILLDTDARPENILCLTYTEAGVVAMRKRLLQFIGPDSYKVTISTFHGFCNDVIQENLNLFEKTALDPISDLEKAAMFKELIDSLPKNNPLKRYRGDVYFEATRLQKLFSDMKREGWTPAFMLERIDEYISSLPTRDEFIYKRKYKEFNPGDPKQHLIDEAKEKMETLKAAIREFDRFQELMRKKNRYDFDDMINWVIRAFETNKNLLANYQEQYQYILVDEYQDTSGTQNRIVQLLINYWDKPDVFVVGDDDQSIYRFQGANVENMLDFAQQYREALSTVVLTNNYRSTQPILNVSKNLIERNEERLVKKIDGLSKDLLSANEKIRELTHTPLLFEYQKIRDEMIGITLQVEKLVKSGVNPGRIGIIYRENKYGDELSAFLRQKGIPVYTKRSQNLFEIPLARKILNMLRYLAAEHDTPYGGDELLFEILHYHWFGIAPIEIAKLSIEVSEKKFSEDPTSIRRLLSEKAGQPGRDLFTPGLSEPLRNASAVLEKLIGAVSNITLQQLFEELIRSTGLLQKVVESPNKHEDLEVISALFDFIQEENRRAPRMTLLDLVQLTDLMEKEELRLPLPRVSGSDKGVNLMTAHGSKGLEFEHVFVVGVNAKSWDKKKGGNRDFSLPDTLFSSQPKQSDEEEQRRLFYVALTRAEQHLYISYSLFKNDGKEQEPSRFIAEMLEGHTLPVEKVVIDEAVEDEFALLRFSDAPPPEWEQADEDVVGRMLDKFTMNVTALNNYLNCPLEFYFRNLIRIPSPKNENTEFGSAVHYALEQLFRKMQDDGKDSFPPVQAFVADFDWYMHRHRESFTQEQFDRRIEYGHQILPAYYEKYSGSWNKIVAIERNIRNVVVKGVPLKGKLDKLEFDGKSVNVVDYKTGNPDNAKDKLQPPNDKSPNGGDYWRQAVFYKILVDHYESKDWKVVSTEFDFIEPDKKKQYRREKLVITPADITTVTQQIVETWEKIQNRDFYTGCGKEDCHWCGFVREVG; from the coding sequence ATGTACCAAAAAGAAAAGCTGGAAGCAAAATTCAAGGAGGAATACCAGAAGCTGAACCCGCAGCAACGTGTTGCCGTGGATGCCATTGAAGGCCCGGTGATGGTGATCGCAGGGCCGGGTACGGGAAAGACACAGATCCTGGCCAGCCGGATCGGTAAGATACTGCTGGATACAGATGCGCGTCCGGAGAATATTCTCTGCCTTACCTATACCGAAGCCGGGGTAGTGGCCATGCGCAAAAGATTGCTCCAGTTCATTGGACCTGACTCATACAAAGTAACCATCTCTACCTTTCATGGTTTTTGCAATGATGTGATTCAGGAAAACCTCAACCTTTTTGAAAAAACGGCCCTCGATCCTATTTCGGACCTGGAGAAAGCAGCTATGTTCAAAGAGCTGATCGATAGCCTGCCCAAAAACAATCCCCTGAAACGTTACCGGGGCGATGTATATTTTGAGGCCACCCGCCTTCAGAAATTATTCAGTGATATGAAGCGGGAGGGTTGGACACCGGCCTTTATGCTGGAACGAATTGATGAATATATCAGCTCCCTGCCCACCCGGGATGAATTTATATATAAGCGAAAATACAAGGAGTTCAATCCCGGCGACCCCAAGCAACACCTGATTGATGAGGCGAAAGAAAAAATGGAGACCCTGAAAGCCGCTATCCGGGAATTTGACCGCTTTCAGGAACTGATGCGGAAAAAGAACCGCTATGACTTTGATGATATGATCAACTGGGTGATCCGCGCCTTTGAAACGAATAAGAACCTGCTGGCGAATTATCAGGAACAATACCAGTATATCCTGGTGGATGAGTACCAGGATACCAGTGGTACACAAAACCGGATCGTACAACTGCTGATCAATTACTGGGATAAACCCGATGTGTTTGTGGTAGGGGATGACGACCAGAGTATCTACCGTTTTCAGGGTGCCAACGTGGAGAATATGCTTGATTTTGCGCAGCAATACCGCGAAGCGCTGAGCACGGTGGTCCTCACCAATAACTACCGCTCCACGCAACCGATCCTGAATGTTTCCAAAAACCTGATCGAGCGGAATGAAGAACGATTAGTGAAAAAGATCGATGGGTTGAGCAAGGACCTGCTTTCTGCCAACGAAAAGATCCGGGAATTGACCCATACCCCTCTCTTATTTGAATATCAAAAAATAAGGGACGAAATGATCGGGATCACACTACAGGTGGAAAAACTGGTGAAATCAGGGGTAAACCCGGGGCGTATCGGTATCATTTACCGGGAGAATAAATACGGGGATGAGCTATCGGCTTTTTTGCGTCAAAAGGGCATTCCGGTGTACACCAAGCGCAGCCAGAATCTATTTGAGATACCCCTGGCCAGAAAGATCCTCAACATGCTCCGCTACCTTGCCGCGGAACATGATACGCCCTACGGTGGCGATGAGTTGCTTTTTGAGATCCTCCATTATCATTGGTTTGGGATCGCCCCGATCGAGATCGCGAAGCTGAGTATTGAAGTATCTGAAAAGAAATTTTCTGAAGACCCTACTTCCATTCGCCGTTTATTAAGTGAAAAAGCAGGACAACCGGGTCGTGACCTTTTTACCCCGGGATTATCGGAACCACTCAGGAATGCAAGCGCCGTTTTGGAAAAATTGATCGGTGCCGTTTCCAATATCACGCTGCAACAGTTGTTTGAAGAATTGATACGCAGCACGGGATTGTTGCAAAAGGTTGTGGAAAGTCCGAATAAACATGAGGACCTGGAAGTGATCTCGGCACTGTTTGATTTCATACAGGAAGAAAACCGGAGAGCACCGCGCATGACCCTTCTCGATCTGGTACAACTGACCGACCTGATGGAGAAGGAAGAACTTCGCCTGCCCCTGCCCCGGGTGAGTGGCAGTGATAAAGGCGTGAACCTGATGACGGCTCATGGTTCCAAGGGACTTGAATTTGAGCATGTCTTTGTGGTGGGGGTCAATGCAAAAAGCTGGGATAAAAAGAAAGGGGGCAACCGGGATTTCTCACTGCCTGATACACTCTTCTCTTCGCAACCCAAACAATCCGATGAAGAAGAACAAAGACGGTTATTCTATGTGGCCCTGACCCGTGCCGAACAGCATCTCTATATCTCCTATTCCCTTTTTAAAAATGACGGAAAAGAACAGGAACCTTCCCGTTTCATTGCGGAAATGCTGGAAGGGCATACCCTGCCTGTGGAAAAAGTGGTGATCGATGAAGCGGTGGAAGATGAGTTCGCGCTCCTGCGCTTCTCCGATGCCCCTCCACCGGAATGGGAACAGGCCGATGAAGATGTCGTGGGTCGTATGCTGGATAAGTTTACCATGAACGTTACCGCCCTGAACAATTATCTGAACTGTCCGCTGGAATTTTATTTTCGCAACCTGATCCGTATTCCCTCTCCCAAAAATGAGAATACCGAGTTTGGTTCAGCCGTCCACTATGCGCTGGAACAACTCTTTCGGAAAATGCAGGATGATGGAAAAGACAGTTTTCCTCCCGTACAGGCCTTTGTGGCCGATTTCGATTGGTATATGCACCGCCACCGTGAGAGTTTTACCCAGGAACAGTTTGACCGCCGCATCGAATACGGGCATCAGATACTCCCGGCCTATTATGAAAAATACAGTGGTAGTTGGAACAAGATCGTGGCCATTGAACGAAATATCCGAAATGTGGTGGTTAAAGGAGTACCGCTGAAGGGGAAACTGGACAAACTAGAATTTGATGGCAAGTCAGTGAATGTGGTGGATTATAAGACGGGCAACCCCGACAACGCGAAAGATAAATTACAACCCCCGAACGATAAATCACCCAACGGAGGTGACTATTGGCGACAAGCGGTTTTTTATAAAATCCTGGTGGACCACTACGAGAGTAAGGACTGGAAGGTAGTGAGCACTGAATTTGACTTTATTGAGCCGGATAAAAAGAAACAATACCGGAGGGAGAAATTAGTAATCACCCCCGCGGATATCACCACGGTGACCCAACAGATCGTAGAGACCTGGGAGAAGATTCAAAACCGGGACTTCTATACCGGGTGTGGGAAGGAGGATTGCCATTGGTGTGGGTTCGTGAGGGAAGTAGGTTGA
- a CDS encoding M48 family metallopeptidase: protein MKIRLEIISLLLFLTPLLSKGQTLHSFLEDDSVKRQLLLNESLVKKEAAINGAGKTYAEDYKRIYKDQFTEIEKFWKSASPVTEKLSYEYLQKLVDKLASAEPALKGLDLRVVFSRDWWPNAVSMGDGTLALNAGLVYYMQSEAELVFVLGHEIAHYYLKHTPEAIRKIVETVNSDAFKAELKRIKAQEYGVNREFEKFVKQLTFNTRRHGRDKESQADAFAIDLMIKAGYDPGAARQTLLLLDKVDDTLFLDPSGAMVEKVFNLPDYAFKKRWTQKESVIFGEMTEEVDVKVKKEEDSLKTHPDCMVRISQLEPLLAKYPGNGKTFLVDSVYFHQLHHDLYYEIMEGCYRNDQLGRNLYYALLLLGKEQDNKTAIYTIVRAWNDVYLNQKVHKLGLKVDTEDKTYPSTYNNLLRMIGRIKLDEILALNTAFCKKYYEQMKDIPAFKTELKRLYEFKKESDLNK from the coding sequence ATGAAAATAAGGCTCGAAATTATCAGCCTCCTCCTGTTTCTGACTCCACTTCTTTCTAAGGGGCAAACTCTTCATTCCTTTCTTGAAGATGATTCGGTTAAGCGTCAACTATTACTCAACGAATCACTTGTAAAAAAAGAGGCCGCCATCAATGGTGCAGGCAAGACCTATGCGGAGGATTACAAACGCATTTATAAAGATCAGTTTACCGAAATCGAGAAATTCTGGAAAAGCGCAAGCCCGGTTACGGAAAAATTGTCCTATGAATACCTGCAAAAACTGGTAGATAAACTGGCCAGTGCCGAACCTGCCCTGAAAGGGCTTGATTTGCGGGTTGTTTTTTCCCGCGATTGGTGGCCCAATGCCGTCAGCATGGGCGATGGTACCCTGGCGCTGAATGCCGGACTAGTGTATTACATGCAATCGGAAGCTGAACTGGTCTTCGTGCTGGGTCATGAGATCGCGCATTATTACCTGAAACATACACCGGAAGCCATACGTAAGATTGTGGAAACCGTGAACAGTGATGCTTTCAAGGCAGAACTGAAGCGAATAAAGGCTCAGGAGTATGGCGTGAACCGCGAGTTTGAGAAGTTTGTCAAACAACTCACCTTCAATACCCGTCGTCATGGACGTGATAAAGAAAGCCAGGCGGATGCTTTTGCGATCGACCTGATGATCAAGGCCGGATATGATCCGGGAGCAGCCCGGCAAACCCTTTTATTACTTGATAAGGTGGATGACACCCTGTTCCTTGACCCCTCCGGGGCAATGGTAGAAAAAGTATTCAATCTGCCAGATTATGCATTCAAAAAGCGATGGACACAGAAAGAGTCTGTGATCTTTGGCGAGATGACGGAGGAGGTGGATGTCAAGGTGAAAAAGGAGGAGGATTCCCTCAAAACACATCCGGATTGCATGGTACGGATCAGTCAACTGGAGCCCCTGCTGGCAAAATATCCTGGGAATGGGAAAACCTTTCTGGTCGATTCTGTTTATTTTCACCAATTGCATCATGACCTTTATTACGAGATCATGGAAGGGTGTTACCGGAATGATCAGTTAGGCAGGAACCTCTATTATGCCTTGCTACTGCTGGGAAAGGAACAGGATAACAAAACGGCCATTTATACTATTGTCAGGGCCTGGAATGATGTCTATCTGAATCAGAAGGTACATAAACTCGGGTTAAAGGTGGATACCGAGGACAAAACCTATCCATCCACCTACAATAATCTGCTTCGAATGATTGGCCGGATCAAATTAGACGAGATACTGGCGCTCAATACAGCATTCTGTAAAAAATATTATGAACAGATGAAGGATATACCGGCCTTCAAGACTGAATTAAAACGACTTTACGAATTTAAAAAAGAGAGTGATCTCAATAAATAA
- a CDS encoding RNA polymerase sigma factor, producing the protein MDKQNDEAIVLSVLKGNVTDFRHLVDRHSNLAYRTAFSVCQSHEDAQEITQDAFIKAFLSLASFQRKSKFSTWLFRIVYYTALNHLEKTKSYKKSVNLYGSEYDFDELADFTIPGQLTQREEQEKFVHEALTQLNPDDRLALSLFYMEEKQQKEISQLTGWSLSAVKVRIFRARNKLQEVLEKLLVNEKGILP; encoded by the coding sequence ATGGACAAACAGAACGATGAAGCAATCGTCCTTTCTGTATTGAAAGGAAATGTGACAGATTTCCGTCACCTGGTAGACCGGCATAGCAACCTGGCCTATCGTACTGCCTTTTCCGTTTGCCAAAGCCATGAAGATGCGCAGGAGATTACACAAGATGCCTTTATAAAAGCATTTTTATCTCTTGCCAGTTTCCAGCGAAAATCTAAATTCTCAACGTGGTTGTTTCGCATTGTATATTATACAGCCCTTAACCATTTAGAAAAAACAAAGAGTTACAAAAAATCGGTAAATCTTTATGGGTCTGAATATGACTTTGATGAACTGGCTGATTTTACTATACCCGGTCAGTTAACCCAACGTGAAGAGCAGGAAAAATTTGTACATGAAGCGCTTACACAATTAAATCCGGATGACCGCCTTGCACTTTCTTTATTCTACATGGAGGAGAAGCAGCAAAAGGAAATTTCGCAACTTACAGGATGGAGTCTGTCAGCAGTAAAAGTTAGAATATTCCGTGCCCGTAATAAACTGCAGGAAGTACTTGAAAAACTATTAGTAAATGAAAAAGGAATATTGCCATGA
- a CDS encoding VOC family protein, producing MKRWLSLVTLGLLASGTQAQQAKTRLNHTAIYVTNLEKSAAFYRDIIGLDTIPEPFHDGKHVWLSTGPGSALHIISGAPGPKEYYKSQHTCYSVPSIEVVVEKLKKAGLNWEDWDGKPNTITTRVDGVKQLWLQDPDGYWVEVNTDRPGF from the coding sequence ATGAAAAGATGGTTATCCCTTGTCACCCTGGGGCTGCTGGCCTCGGGAACACAGGCACAACAGGCTAAAACCCGATTGAACCATACCGCTATCTATGTGACCAACCTGGAAAAAAGCGCGGCCTTCTACCGGGATATCATTGGACTGGATACCATTCCCGAACCTTTTCATGACGGAAAACATGTGTGGCTGAGCACCGGCCCGGGTAGTGCCTTGCATATCATCTCCGGCGCCCCGGGACCGAAAGAATACTACAAAAGCCAACATACCTGCTACTCGGTGCCTTCGATAGAGGTCGTCGTGGAAAAATTGAAAAAAGCTGGGCTAAACTGGGAAGATTGGGACGGAAAACCGAATACGATTACCACGAGGGTGGATGGGGTGAAACAACTGTGGTTGCAGGACCCGGATGGGTATTGGGTAGAGGTTAATACAGACAGACCAGGATTTTAG
- a CDS encoding SRPBCC family protein, with translation MATYNLKTTQFIPITLDVAWAFFSNPANLQSITPARMNFRIISRHHGDTMYPGQIIEYKVSPLGGISMYWMTEITHVRDRTYFVDEQRFGPYSLWHHQHHFREVPGGVEMTDIVHYKIPLGFIGDWANRLFIRKQLEDIFAYRVKRVEEIFG, from the coding sequence ATGGCCACGTACAATCTCAAGACAACCCAGTTCATTCCCATCACCCTCGATGTGGCCTGGGCCTTTTTTTCCAACCCTGCAAATTTACAATCCATTACCCCGGCCCGAATGAATTTCCGGATCATTTCCCGGCACCATGGGGATACCATGTATCCGGGGCAAATTATTGAATACAAGGTAAGCCCTTTGGGGGGCATCTCCATGTACTGGATGACCGAGATCACGCATGTACGGGACCGGACTTATTTTGTGGATGAACAGCGTTTTGGGCCTTATTCCCTCTGGCATCATCAGCATCATTTCAGGGAAGTACCGGGTGGGGTGGAAATGACGGATATTGTGCATTATAAAATTCCCCTTGGGTTTATTGGGGATTGGGCCAATCGTTTATTTATACGGAAGCAGTTGGAGGATATTTTTGCCTATCGGGTGAAGCGGGTGGAGGAGATATTCGGGTAA
- a CDS encoding Fic family protein, whose product MNPQIYTFKLAPDWKLINQLSVIDRFGGSWSGIERREGQTLRQLKSIATVRSIGASTRIEGSKMTDDEVEALIRNLEISKLEERDQQEVAGYFEALDLVSESYRDIEITGGNLKNLHNLLLKYSEKDAWHKGGYKQVSNEVEATNPDDSKYTIFKTTEPGLATEEAMRNLLEWYKTDTEAHPLVRAATFVYDFLSIHPFQDGNGRLSRLLATLLLLRQGYSWIEYVSFEHEIESRKSEYYRVLMNCQRQRPGEDIHDWVLFFLDCLANIQGLLMKKLDTQNVASRMSPRERKIYQFIDNHPGAKSGEIAEKLDIPLPTIKRLLSDMVASKLLQKHGTGAGTNYSIDEVVTVKKDLLMKFTDAERSKEFLLKNDSSFINIKKIILSPKFEWVKPDEWAAKLIQDGLYMQVTITTNKGSIFKQPYTLSGFNNPYLFQPVFTLSQPISIPKSLTSDDLYEVHYPLKVTLELLGSVEQFSFDVLVVYDEG is encoded by the coding sequence ATGAATCCGCAGATATACACCTTCAAGCTTGCCCCTGATTGGAAGCTCATTAATCAGCTCAGCGTTATAGACCGTTTTGGCGGCTCCTGGTCAGGTATTGAGCGTCGGGAAGGGCAAACCCTACGTCAACTCAAGTCCATTGCTACGGTCAGGAGTATCGGCGCCTCCACTCGTATAGAAGGGTCGAAAATGACCGATGATGAGGTCGAAGCACTGATCAGGAATCTGGAGATTTCGAAGCTGGAAGAGCGGGATCAGCAAGAGGTGGCCGGGTATTTTGAGGCGCTCGACCTGGTTTCCGAATCTTACCGGGATATTGAGATCACGGGAGGCAACCTGAAAAATCTGCACAATCTCCTACTGAAATATAGCGAGAAGGATGCCTGGCATAAAGGAGGCTATAAACAGGTTAGCAATGAAGTAGAGGCCACCAACCCGGATGACAGCAAATACACAATTTTCAAAACCACCGAACCCGGACTGGCAACAGAAGAAGCCATGCGCAACCTGCTTGAATGGTATAAGACCGACACGGAAGCACACCCATTGGTGAGAGCAGCAACGTTTGTTTATGACTTTTTAAGCATACACCCCTTTCAAGATGGCAATGGCCGGTTGAGCCGCTTGCTCGCAACACTGCTTTTGCTCAGGCAGGGATATTCATGGATTGAGTATGTCAGCTTTGAACATGAAATTGAAAGCCGGAAATCAGAATATTATCGTGTTTTGATGAATTGCCAACGGCAAAGGCCGGGAGAAGATATTCATGATTGGGTACTTTTCTTTTTGGATTGCCTCGCCAATATCCAGGGGTTGTTGATGAAAAAACTGGATACACAAAATGTCGCTTCGAGGATGTCGCCCAGGGAAAGAAAAATCTATCAGTTTATAGACAATCATCCCGGAGCCAAATCAGGTGAGATTGCTGAAAAGCTCGACATTCCTTTACCTACTATTAAAAGGCTGTTATCGGATATGGTGGCATCTAAACTTTTGCAAAAGCATGGCACAGGAGCAGGAACCAACTATTCGATAGATGAAGTAGTAACAGTTAAAAAGGATCTGCTTATGAAATTTACTGATGCTGAACGCAGCAAGGAGTTTTTATTGAAAAATGATAGCTCTTTTATCAATATAAAGAAGATCATTCTTTCTCCAAAATTTGAATGGGTGAAACCTGATGAGTGGGCAGCTAAACTCATTCAGGACGGTTTATACATGCAGGTAACAATCACCACCAATAAGGGAAGTATTTTCAAGCAGCCTTATACGCTTTCAGGATTTAATAACCCGTACCTGTTTCAGCCGGTATTTACATTGTCGCAACCTATTAGCATCCCAAAATCCCTGACATCTGATGACCTGTATGAGGTTCATTACCCTCTGAAAGTAACTTTGGAGTTATTGGGTTCTGTTGAGCAGTTTAGTTTTGATGTGTTGGTGGTTTATGATGAGGGGTAG
- a CDS encoding carboxypeptidase regulatory-like domain-containing protein: protein MKWLLFFIPLALALTSYGQQNNGAVAGKVVDSLSQKPLTFATVSVFSAEDTSLVTYKLTGDHGDFRITKLPAGLYLRIIISFSGYAVYRQNFSLREGEVLELGTISLAADVKSLNEVLVTAERPPVIIRNDTIEFNASSFRTLPNALLEDLLKKMPGVEIDRQGNIMVNGRAANRILIDGKAFFGNNLAMATRNLPADVIDKVQVMDDKEEIERNITGNLTNTGQVINLTLKKSIKKGWFGKLYAGVGTSERYEAGGIASVYRDTLQLSLVGFSNNVNRSSFTFNEVQDIGGFNRSGITTTTVNQRAGIGGFAINGLSFGGTENGISKTTGGGINLNHAPTKNKSFFVQYLGGLLDNTLEERRILNEYLSDTIINSNSFSSTKKSAASHGVSAGANLKLNPLTTLSLRAGYSQLAAQEDGAVMLDITTNKSGNISKGDGIRLNRPDVKAYTQNIFLTRQFSAKGKVLNVSSFLTTRKSNQEITTEMFNEYFIPYYQSKQFNQLAANNQQNLLTNFNANFTNAVSEAWSFRVNAFLEYNNEKRFLDFFDKNGSHYNQLNIAKSSMTSREQFKINPSISFSWKHKQLMIMGALGGLWQPITNSFGKRHPSQQSTITALLPEILVTRKRFSLQYAASVSLPSIGYQIPVADSTNPFQIIFGNTNLRPTKRHSIRFNNTVYRTSSRINYNYFTNLEFLNNDVVLDRIIKSDGLQEIKPVNTDGNLVFNSGAGIGKEYKTQDVQINFRIQTNVNLERRKLYVNNTSGNVTTFQIGPSASVGLNWKDLIEFRPMYSVRMTRTNYTNSYFTNLQVLTHILDNELIIRFPKNIVWETNALYRYNSEVAPGIPKSGLYWNAGLTFLMLPKQAGMVRFHVYDMLRSNNGVSRTTSQNQLIDLQTNVLGRYAELSFVYNIRNLAANKKAGGREPLLKL from the coding sequence ATGAAATGGCTTTTATTCTTCATCCCTTTAGCATTGGCTCTAACATCTTACGGGCAGCAAAACAATGGTGCTGTTGCAGGTAAAGTGGTTGACTCGCTTTCCCAAAAACCGCTTACGTTTGCTACAGTATCTGTTTTCTCAGCCGAAGACACTAGTCTTGTTACCTATAAACTAACGGGAGATCATGGAGATTTTCGTATTACAAAACTTCCTGCTGGGCTATATCTCAGGATAATTATCAGTTTCTCCGGCTATGCGGTCTATCGCCAAAACTTTAGTTTGAGGGAAGGCGAAGTATTAGAACTTGGCACCATCAGCCTTGCTGCCGATGTAAAAAGTTTAAATGAAGTATTGGTTACTGCAGAAAGGCCGCCTGTAATCATTCGTAATGATACTATCGAATTTAATGCTTCTTCTTTCCGCACATTGCCAAATGCATTGCTGGAAGATCTGCTGAAAAAAATGCCTGGCGTTGAAATAGACAGACAAGGAAACATAATGGTAAACGGTCGGGCAGCTAACCGTATACTGATTGATGGGAAAGCATTTTTCGGGAATAATCTTGCGATGGCAACACGCAATCTGCCTGCAGATGTGATTGATAAAGTGCAGGTGATGGACGATAAGGAAGAGATAGAACGAAACATCACAGGAAACCTGACCAATACGGGACAGGTAATTAACCTGACCTTGAAAAAGAGTATAAAGAAAGGTTGGTTCGGCAAACTGTATGCAGGCGTTGGCACATCTGAAAGATATGAAGCAGGAGGTATCGCCAGTGTTTATCGTGATACCCTTCAACTCAGCCTTGTGGGTTTCAGCAACAATGTAAACAGAAGCAGTTTTACATTCAATGAAGTGCAGGACATTGGCGGCTTTAACAGGAGCGGCATCACCACAACAACCGTAAACCAGCGTGCAGGTATAGGCGGCTTTGCCATCAACGGGCTTTCTTTTGGCGGAACAGAAAATGGTATTTCAAAAACAACAGGTGGTGGTATTAATCTTAATCATGCGCCTACGAAAAATAAATCTTTTTTTGTTCAGTACCTGGGTGGCCTGCTTGATAATACACTTGAAGAAAGGCGTATTCTGAATGAATACCTTTCCGATACTATCATAAATTCCAATTCATTTTCCTCCACCAAAAAGTCGGCAGCATCCCATGGCGTTAGCGCCGGTGCTAATTTGAAACTAAATCCACTCACCACTTTATCGTTACGGGCAGGATATTCGCAACTTGCTGCACAGGAAGATGGAGCTGTTATGTTGGATATAACAACAAATAAGTCGGGAAACATCAGCAAAGGAGACGGAATACGATTGAACAGACCTGATGTAAAAGCATATACGCAAAACATCTTTCTCACTCGTCAATTTTCGGCGAAAGGCAAGGTTTTGAATGTATCCAGTTTTCTTACAACAAGAAAGAGTAACCAGGAAATCACAACTGAAATGTTCAACGAATATTTTATCCCTTATTATCAAAGTAAACAGTTCAACCAGCTTGCAGCAAACAATCAGCAAAACCTGCTCACCAATTTCAACGCAAATTTTACCAATGCAGTGTCCGAAGCCTGGTCGTTTCGGGTCAATGCCTTTTTAGAGTACAATAATGAAAAACGTTTCCTTGACTTTTTTGATAAAAATGGTTCCCACTATAACCAACTGAACATAGCAAAAAGCAGCATGACTTCCAGAGAACAATTCAAGATAAATCCATCGATTTCCTTTTCATGGAAACACAAACAATTAATGATAATGGGAGCTTTGGGAGGCTTATGGCAACCAATCACTAATAGTTTCGGCAAACGTCATCCATCACAACAGTCAACAATAACAGCACTACTCCCCGAAATTTTGGTTACCCGAAAACGCTTCTCTCTACAATATGCCGCTTCTGTTTCTTTGCCTTCAATTGGCTATCAGATACCTGTTGCGGACAGCACCAATCCATTCCAGATCATCTTTGGTAATACTAATCTTCGTCCGACAAAGCGACATTCTATACGGTTCAATAACACTGTTTATCGGACGTCGAGCCGCATCAATTATAATTATTTCACGAACCTGGAATTCCTGAATAATGATGTCGTGTTAGACCGTATCATAAAGAGCGACGGATTGCAGGAAATCAAGCCTGTTAATACAGATGGCAATTTGGTTTTCAATAGTGGCGCTGGTATTGGTAAAGAATATAAAACGCAGGATGTTCAAATAAATTTCAGAATTCAAACAAATGTAAACCTGGAAAGGCGAAAACTATACGTCAACAATACTTCGGGTAATGTTACCACATTCCAGATCGGCCCTTCTGCCAGTGTTGGATTAAACTGGAAAGATTTAATTGAATTCAGGCCGATGTATAGTGTTAGAATGACCAGAACAAATTATACCAATTCTTATTTCACCAACTTGCAGGTGCTAACTCATATACTCGACAATGAACTAATAATCCGTTTTCCCAAAAACATAGTCTGGGAAACGAATGCTCTGTACCGCTATAATAGCGAAGTGGCTCCTGGCATACCGAAAAGCGGTTTATACTGGAATGCGGGACTAACATTTCTAATGTTACCGAAACAAGCAGGCATGGTTCGCTTTCACGTTTATGATATGCTGCGCAGTAACAATGGCGTGAGCCGAACAACATCGCAGAACCAGCTTATCGATCTGCAGACTAATGTGCTAGGTCGTTATGCAGAACTTTCGTTCGTGTATAATATTCGTAACCTTGCTGCAAATAAAAAAGCGGGAGGAAGAGAACCGTTATTGAAATTATAG